In one Hymenobacter sp. DG25B genomic region, the following are encoded:
- a CDS encoding aspartate-semialdehyde dehydrogenase, whose amino-acid sequence MKVAIVGATGLVGGEMLKVLAERRFPVTELLPVASEKSVGQEIEFQGRKFKVVSMDDAIAARPDVAIFSAGGSVSKEQAPRFAAVGTVVIDNSSAWRMDPTKKLVVPEINAKALTPEDKIIANPNCSTIQMVLALHTLHDAYRIRRIVVSTYQSVTGTGKKAVDQLMQERAGTEVTNPAYPHRIDLNVLPHIDVFEDNGYTKEEMKMVKETKKIMGDDSIQVTATTVRIPVMGGHSESVNVEFEQEFELADVYKILAKTEGVEVVDDPAQNRYPMPKDAHGKDAVLVGRIRRDESQPRTLNLWVVADNLRKGAATNAVQIAEKMLKMGLLK is encoded by the coding sequence ATGAAAGTCGCAATTGTAGGTGCCACCGGCCTGGTTGGGGGCGAAATGCTGAAAGTGCTGGCCGAACGCCGGTTTCCCGTTACCGAGCTACTGCCCGTTGCCTCGGAAAAATCAGTGGGTCAGGAAATCGAATTTCAGGGCCGGAAATTCAAAGTAGTGAGCATGGACGACGCCATTGCGGCCCGGCCGGACGTAGCCATTTTCTCGGCGGGCGGCTCCGTGTCCAAAGAGCAGGCGCCCCGGTTTGCGGCAGTGGGCACCGTGGTAATTGACAACTCCTCGGCCTGGCGCATGGACCCCACCAAAAAACTGGTAGTGCCCGAAATCAACGCCAAAGCCCTCACCCCCGAAGATAAAATCATTGCCAACCCCAACTGCTCCACCATTCAGATGGTGCTGGCCCTGCACACCCTGCACGATGCCTACCGCATCCGGCGCATTGTGGTAAGCACCTACCAGAGCGTGACGGGCACCGGAAAAAAAGCCGTGGACCAGCTTATGCAGGAGCGCGCCGGCACTGAGGTAACCAACCCCGCTTATCCGCACCGCATCGACCTGAACGTGCTGCCCCACATTGATGTATTCGAGGACAACGGCTACACCAAGGAGGAGATGAAGATGGTGAAGGAAACCAAGAAAATCATGGGCGACGACTCCATTCAGGTAACGGCCACCACCGTGCGCATCCCCGTAATGGGTGGCCACTCAGAGTCTGTGAACGTGGAGTTTGAGCAGGAATTCGAACTGGCCGACGTCTATAAAATCCTGGCCAAAACCGAAGGCGTGGAAGTAGTAGATGACCCAGCGCAGAACCGCTACCCCATGCCCAAAGATGCTCACGGCAAAGATGCCGTGCTGGTAGGCCGCATCCGCCGCGACGAGTCCCAACCCCGCACCCTGAACCTGTGGGTAGTGGCTGATAACCTGCGGAAAGGTGCCGCTACCAATGCCGTGCAGATAGCGGAGAAAATGCTGAAAATGGGGCTACTGAAGTAG
- a CDS encoding energy transducer TonB, whose amino-acid sequence MLRGFRALLWSAVILASSSQLQAQSQNGPDGNAVYTYVEQMPVFPGGQQALFQTLGQTLVYPTEALRQRVAGTVFVTFVVATTGMPSNIKVNKANNPLLDAEAVRAVSSLPAFIPGKQVGRPVPVAFTIPIRFVLPPNLDQILAYRDSVESAQKQVPLVPGNK is encoded by the coding sequence ATGCTACGTGGATTCCGGGCGCTACTATGGAGCGCCGTTATTCTTGCAAGTTCGTCCCAGCTGCAAGCTCAAAGTCAGAATGGCCCTGATGGGAATGCAGTGTATACGTATGTTGAGCAGATGCCCGTATTTCCCGGCGGGCAACAGGCTTTATTTCAGACCCTGGGCCAGACGTTAGTTTACCCCACAGAGGCCTTGCGGCAGCGTGTAGCAGGAACTGTATTTGTTACTTTTGTAGTGGCCACTACTGGTATGCCGTCGAACATTAAAGTTAACAAGGCCAATAACCCTTTGCTTGATGCGGAAGCGGTAAGAGCCGTGAGTAGCCTACCGGCTTTTATTCCGGGCAAGCAAGTGGGCCGCCCCGTTCCGGTTGCTTTCACTATCCCCATTCGTTTTGTGCTGCCACCTAATCTGGATCAGATTTTGGCGTACCGGGATAGTGTAGAGAGTGCCCAAAAGCAAGTTCCTTTAGTGCCAGGCAATAAGTAA
- a CDS encoding alpha/beta fold hydrolase, producing MSDLHPTLLFLHGFGESREVWTDFTRGFPDEYRLLTLNLLGHGTNVHDIRDYSMEAQARYVAEQLRQKNVEKALLVCHSMGGYVALAFAERYPEMVAGLVLFHSTALPDPDEKKANRNKNMDFVRRNGVEKFMESFIRPLFAPVNRERLLERREFLEDIGKATPQETVLGALQAMRDRPDRTHVLRNARFPVLFIVGKEDVAVSVESILPQLALPAQSHALLLSNVGHLGYFEEPEVTCRAVVDFAGGVFS from the coding sequence ATGTCTGATTTACATCCCACGTTGCTCTTCCTCCACGGCTTCGGCGAATCGCGCGAGGTCTGGACGGACTTTACCCGCGGCTTTCCGGACGAGTATCGTTTGCTCACCCTGAACCTGCTGGGCCACGGCACTAACGTGCACGATATTCGGGACTATTCCATGGAAGCGCAGGCCCGCTATGTGGCGGAGCAGCTGCGCCAGAAAAATGTGGAGAAAGCCCTGCTGGTGTGCCACAGCATGGGCGGCTACGTGGCGCTGGCCTTTGCTGAGCGCTACCCGGAAATGGTAGCCGGTTTGGTGCTGTTCCACTCCACCGCCCTGCCCGACCCGGACGAGAAGAAAGCTAACCGCAACAAGAACATGGACTTTGTGCGCCGCAATGGGGTGGAGAAATTTATGGAGTCCTTTATCCGGCCGCTGTTTGCGCCCGTGAACCGGGAACGGCTGCTGGAGCGCCGCGAGTTTCTGGAGGATATCGGCAAAGCCACTCCGCAGGAAACCGTACTAGGCGCCCTGCAAGCCATGCGGGACCGGCCCGACCGGACGCACGTGCTGCGCAATGCCCGGTTCCCGGTGCTGTTTATTGTAGGAAAAGAGGACGTGGCCGTATCGGTAGAGAGTATTCTGCCGCAACTGGCGCTGCCCGCCCAAAGCCATGCACTACTGCTTAGTAATGTAGGCCACCTGGGCTACTTTGAAGAACCCGAAGTGACCTGCCGGGCGGTAGTGGATTTTGCGGGCGGTGTGTTTAGTTGA
- a CDS encoding T9SS type A sorting domain-containing protein translates to MTLTATASNAANYTWTRTLNGTTTTLATTTTNTYSTTAPSVTSQTIYTYGVVASNTNCSSTQRTVDVTVNPLPTITAITSNPASPICLGTEVTLTTTGTNVSGYRWSSRPAGSTGSYFIITGETSASLTVTPGESTQYQVVGLSSFGCANSAVRTLTITVNPLPTVVVTPAAPAICAGSSTSLTASGASTYTWSPTTGLSAATGATVTANPTTTTTYTVTGTSASGCTNTTTVTVTVNPLPTVVVTPAAPAICAGSSTSLTASGASTYTWSPTTGLSAATGATVTANPTTTTTYTVTGTSASGCSSTTSVTVTVNPLPTIIISPASPSVCAGVNRQLTASGATTYSWLPATNLSDATIANPVFNSTTPGDYTYTVTGTNANGCTSTATVTVTVNPLPTITAITSNPGSPVCSGTQITLTTTGTDVSSYRWRSRLGTTGAFTTLTGETSASLTVTPSATTQYEVVGISSFGCNQTNPRVITITVNSLPVVSATPASASICEGNSNTLTASSTGANPATSYTWSPAAGLNTTTGATVIASPTTTTDYTVTGTNANGCQSTFTVTVTVNPKPAIEVTPADATINKGSSTTLTASGAASYSWSPADGLDVTTGATVNASPTATTTYTVTGTSASGCLNTQQVTVTVSAPLPVELTSFTATWTGKHPTLNWATASERNSAYFDVERSLDGGRTFKVVGQVTGAGTATTRTDYKYDDMTLTQATVGTVFYRLRQVDLDKKSATSVVRSVQVPAAAHTFQAGVFPNPYENTVTVQFNTLGAGPVSITVHDVLGQRLLQKTMTYNAAGEQELKLPQATSWPVGVYYLTIRQGNQQKVVKMSHR, encoded by the coding sequence GTGACGCTGACGGCCACGGCCAGCAACGCGGCCAACTACACCTGGACGCGTACGCTTAACGGCACGACCACCACGCTGGCTACGACCACGACCAACACGTATAGCACCACCGCTCCTTCGGTTACCAGCCAGACCATCTATACTTATGGGGTGGTAGCCAGCAATACTAACTGCTCTTCCACCCAGCGTACGGTTGATGTGACGGTGAATCCGCTGCCCACTATTACGGCCATTACGTCTAATCCGGCTTCGCCTATTTGCCTTGGCACAGAAGTTACCCTCACTACCACTGGTACTAATGTTTCTGGGTATCGCTGGAGCTCACGTCCTGCAGGTAGCACTGGTAGCTATTTCATTATAACCGGGGAGACCTCTGCTTCGCTGACGGTTACTCCAGGTGAGAGCACCCAATACCAAGTTGTGGGACTCAGCAGCTTTGGCTGTGCTAATAGTGCAGTCCGAACACTCACCATTACGGTGAATCCACTGCCTACAGTTGTGGTGACGCCTGCTGCCCCGGCCATTTGTGCGGGTAGCTCGACGAGCCTGACGGCCAGCGGCGCTTCCACCTACACTTGGTCGCCGACCACGGGCCTGAGCGCCGCGACGGGCGCCACGGTAACGGCTAACCCGACCACCACCACTACCTACACGGTGACGGGTACCAGTGCCAGCGGTTGCACCAACACGACTACCGTTACGGTAACCGTCAATCCACTGCCCACGGTTGTGGTGACGCCTGCTGCCCCGGCCATTTGTGCGGGTAGCTCGACGAGTCTGACGGCCAGCGGCGCTTCCACCTACACTTGGTCGCCGACCACGGGCCTGAGCGCCGCGACGGGCGCCACGGTAACAGCTAACCCGACCACCACCACTACCTACACGGTGACGGGTACCAGTGCCAGCGGTTGCAGCAGCACGACCAGCGTTACGGTAACCGTCAACCCGCTGCCCACTATCATAATATCACCAGCTTCGCCCTCTGTTTGTGCAGGCGTAAATCGCCAGCTAACGGCTAGCGGTGCTACCACCTACAGCTGGTTACCGGCCACGAACCTCAGTGATGCGACCATTGCCAACCCCGTATTTAATTCTACTACGCCTGGCGACTATACCTATACGGTAACTGGCACAAACGCCAACGGCTGCACAAGCACGGCTACAGTAACAGTGACGGTGAACCCACTGCCCACGATTACGGCCATCACCTCAAATCCTGGTTCACCTGTTTGCAGTGGAACGCAGATTACACTCACTACCACTGGCACAGACGTGTCTAGTTACCGGTGGCGTAGCAGACTGGGGACTACAGGTGCCTTTACTACATTAACTGGAGAAACCTCTGCTTCGTTGACCGTGACCCCAAGCGCCACTACGCAATATGAGGTAGTGGGAATCAGCAGCTTCGGATGTAATCAAACTAATCCTCGGGTAATCACAATTACTGTGAATTCCTTGCCGGTAGTATCGGCAACTCCAGCTTCAGCCTCCATATGTGAGGGTAACTCTAATACCCTTACGGCTTCTAGCACAGGTGCTAACCCAGCTACTTCCTACACTTGGTCGCCGGCTGCGGGCCTGAACACAACGACGGGTGCCACAGTAATTGCTTCACCCACTACCACAACGGACTATACGGTTACGGGTACCAATGCCAACGGCTGCCAGAGCACCTTTACCGTAACAGTAACCGTAAATCCCAAGCCTGCTATTGAGGTAACGCCTGCGGATGCTACTATCAATAAAGGGTCATCTACTACTCTTACAGCTAGTGGTGCTGCTTCCTACTCCTGGTCGCCGGCAGATGGGTTGGACGTTACAACGGGCGCTACTGTAAATGCTAGCCCCACCGCTACAACTACCTACACCGTAACGGGCACTAGTGCTTCCGGCTGCCTCAACACACAGCAAGTAACGGTAACTGTATCGGCGCCTCTGCCAGTTGAGTTGACGAGCTTCACGGCTACCTGGACAGGTAAACACCCCACCCTCAACTGGGCTACGGCTTCTGAGCGGAACAGTGCCTACTTTGATGTAGAGCGCAGCCTGGATGGCGGCCGCACTTTTAAAGTTGTAGGTCAGGTGACCGGCGCTGGTACAGCAACTACCCGCACGGACTATAAGTATGATGACATGACGCTAACCCAAGCTACGGTGGGTACTGTCTTCTACCGCTTGCGCCAAGTTGATCTGGATAAGAAATCTGCCACCTCGGTTGTGCGTTCCGTGCAGGTTCCTGCAGCAGCGCATACCTTCCAGGCCGGTGTGTTCCCGAACCCGTACGAGAATACGGTAACGGTGCAGTTCAACACCCTGGGTGCGGGCCCGGTGTCCATCACCGTGCATGATGTACTGGGGCAGCGCCTGCTGCAGAAAACCATGACCTACAACGCGGCCGGTGAGCAGGAGCTGAAGCTACCGCAGGCCACCAGCTGGCCAGTAGGCGTGTACTACCTGACCATCCGCCAGGGGAATCAGCAAAAAGTAGTGAAGATGAGCCACCGCTAA